The window GGCAAGCCAGGGCAGTAGGACAAGAGGTGATTTTTTGAAGATGTCTGGCTGTGTTACTGGCTGCCAGGTTTTCCCTGTTACCTGTTATTTCTGGCTGGGTGTTAGGCTGACTGTGGCTTTGGATCAGCACCTGCTTTCTCACTTAAGATCATGTAAAAAATCACgtaaacataaagaaaagcTGGAGAGCAGCTAATAAAATTATTAGGTGAATAAAATATATGAACCTGAGAGGAAATGTGTTATTCCAGGTCAACTGATTGTGCATATGAAGAACTGCCAGGTTTAATAAGGGAGATAATGGATTATATGTAAGAGGAAACCTCTTGATGAGTGAAAATTGCCTTGGTAGATTAAGCTCTGTCAATAAAAATCTTCCAAGAAGATGTAAGGCTGTGACAATCTGTAATAGGGTTGGAATAATGCCCTTGCTTGCCTGTGATTCAACCCTAATTCCAATGATTGTCTGATATGTCCCACAAGCTTGCAATTAATCTGTCATTGTCACAAGCATCAGGAATATAATACACTCCCAAAGTAAGCAAATTAAATTTGTAAGACAAACTAATCTTCTTACAGTACGTAATTTCAGGAACAGAATTCATGCACACAGCATATTTCATGACTACACATCACCTAAACATATTaacaaacacaataaaataaaacaggtttttttgttctctgtgaGCCACCTTTGGATTTCTATCCAGTCCAACACTAGTATGGAAGCATAAACATAAGCTTAACCCAGTTTAAACATTCCTGCTTCACAATACAGAAAACTATTCAATTACTGTGTTTCAGATGTTGGAAACTCCATCAGTCTTGCCAAAAGAAGTAGAATGGAAACAGCCGGTTTTTGTCATGGTGTCTAAGAGTGTTGTACATTGGTGCCCTCTGCACACACTCCAGAGAACTgcactgctttgttttggtttaaaatCAACTTGAACATGGTGTCAgagatttaaataattaaacagtTGTACAGGAGCTTAATGAAATGAATAAACCATTGAAATGACAAAAAGTtatatattattaattttaattttaaaatagcagaaaatGCTATTTTCCCCAACTAGAAGTATCATTGATTCACTCTTTTCACCAACAATTTACaattttttcctacagaaagcCCTGTTTTCCCTAAAAAGAAGTGTCCCCCTTTCAAATAATACCTCATTCCTATTAAAGTCATGTTATTTAGAAACCAACCAATTCAAAAACCtacttgttaaaaataaaaccagcccTTGGTTAGCAAatccttcagaggaaaaactgCCATTTACCAGCTGGCTGTAGGACACCAGGGAAGCAAAGAGAATGAGGGTGAGACTGTAACTGTTTAGGATTagaaagtagaaataaaatatgactTACTGTTGAACCAGTGTGCTTGGCCTTGCCTCTGAGCTGCCATCAGCAGTGGCTGTGAGTTACTGCACAGGGCTCAGGTGGGGAGAGCCCAGCAATAACAAACACCTGTGTGGCacataataaaacaaaaacaaaaacaaaagagtaCTTTTTAACCAGACTTCATAGCTGATGGGAGATTAATCAAATTATCAAACCATGCTAAAAAAGAACTAAACTGTGCATTTTACCAGCAAGTCCCTTCACACCCCAGGGCTTCATGCTGCAGAACAGACCCAAATATGTTGTCTGGCCTCATCACCTTGTGTGACAGCAAGATTACACCACGCAGACCGATGAGATGCACTCGCTGCTGTGTTCTGACACCTTTGAAAGTGATGTTTGTTGTTGGAAAGCCGTGAAGAGGCGTGAGTGTTACACGAGGAGCCTAAATGGAGCCCCACAGTTTCTTTGTGCGCTGTCCCAGCTCGCTGTGCTGCTGACAGACAGCACCATTAAGCAGTCATTAGCACCATGCCTGAAAGCTCGGCTTCTGCGGATAATAACGGGGCTATTCAATATTTGGAGCCTTTGTAAGAAAGAGGGCACCTAAATGAGAATAATGAGGTCGTTCTATGACATGCCTGAGGATATGAAACCATGGGTAACTTTTTAGCCCGTTTGATATGTGAACATACACGTTCAGCTGTGACAGATTATTTCTagccttggaaaaaaataaagctgcttccaTTAAATCACACCACGCAACATCAGCACCAAGTGGTAATCAAAACACTGTAAAACACAGCCTTCAAAACAATTCTGTGTAACCcaatcaaaaagaaaacatatatGGAACAGATATGTGAAACAGAGCAAGGGGTTGAGACAGTGTTAGAAAAGCAGTGAAATTTAACAGTTAGGAAAGGATTTTATGATTGAAAGGAttgtttccatttctgccttttttttttttcatggaatgaGATGCTATTTTGGCTCTGAAAAGATGAACaagctgaaatttttattttagatctTCTTCTTGCTTAGAGCAGCGGCTGTTTCTTGTAAAACTGGCTCACTTTCCCAACATTTCACAGAAGGTTTTGCACCCCAGGGCTATTTCAAGATTCCTGGTGCAGTGGAGCAGCCTGGGTTGCAGAAGAGCCCTGCTGAGCACCCCCTGTGCACCACAGGCTCTTGGGCAGCCCCCTGTTCCGTGTCAGAGAGAACCTACAACTGCACAGGTCCGAGGATTaacagggttttgtttgtggtttgcagcagcagcaggaaaagtcTCCCTTTTTTGGAGTTATTTCCTATGTTTCTGCCACAGGAGGAGGTGCTCTTGAATTCTCCTGTGTGTGCAAGGGTGTCATAGCTCTCAGGCTGTGCTGTCCCCTCAGCTCTTTTGGGAAGGCTCAGTGACCTTTACTGAACAAGATGACAGAATCATGGAAGAGTTTGGGTTGGGATCGACCTGTAAAGGTTCCCCTGGAGCAAACAGGGATGTCTTCAACCAGAGAAGATTGCTgagagccctgtccaacctgactttggatgcttccagggatcgggcatccaccacctctctgggcagcctgtgctggtgtttTACAACACTCATCATGAAAgatttcttccttctgtctACGCTGAATTTACCCcgttttaatttaaaactatcACCCCTAAAGCATGATTTTTACTGTACTTTCATTCTATATTGTTTTTAGGGGTGTCACACACGCAGTTAGGGATATCTGCATTACATAACTTCATTGCATTCAGCTTCAGCATGTCTGGTTAATGTCAGGCCCTAAATGCAGGGACTCAGCTGCTGAAATCTCAGATCCATgagctccccctgccctgggcacccccagcAGGGGCAGATGCCAGAGGATGGGGAATTGTGAACCTGGCTCAGGATGCTGCTCGTGTTGGGAAGGACTTATCCCTTACTGGCTCTTGCAGCAGCACCTTTCACCCACCTTGTGcttggagagaggaaaaggccACAGCAACCACTGCGAAATTATTCCTGAGGTTTAGAGGAGAGAGGatggctgctggagcaggtgaaacttTTGGCTCTCGGAGAGTTCCACCTCTTGGCAGGCAGCTTCTCTTTGCACCCGTATCTGAGATACCTAGAGGGAAACagactttgctgctgcttcactttctctccttttaatttccattttcttcatcttATTGTTTTCTACAAGGGATTAACTCAGCGGTTCCATTTGGACTAGAAGGAAAGatttaattcaaattattcAGGAACTTGTCAGGctgtcttaattttctttttttttttttttaatttcatctaGCCCTCAAGCTtattaaagtgttttttaattaagaaagatTAATGAGTGATTGCCCTTTTTTAGTGGATACTTTTAAGATTGAGCCTCTCCAATATTTTAATTGGAGTAATATGCATGTGCCCTACCTGAAAGACAATCATAAACGCAGAGAATAGCACGTAGTGTTTGTTTTATATTCCTAATGTTTCATTAGATGTTTGCAGGCTATGAATTATCTATCAGCTCAAACATAACTGTTAATTCTGGTTGCTTCTTGAATCACTACCCTGAGTTTGAACAAAACACTGTCctggaaaaaggggaagagaggaaaagggacTGCTCCATGGTAACTTTTTAGTACATAAAATAAAGCCTTTCAAAATAGAGATTTTAAATACAGTGCTAATTGATTAGCAGAATggatagaaaagaaaacatggtTTCTCAGTGCTCTGTCAAACAAAAGGTGGTGTAACCCCTCACAccagcctggctcagccctCTCCACTCCCAAGCTGGGCAGAATCAGGTTCCAAGAGTTGTTCCTGGAGGATTTTAATGCATCTTTACCTTACTTATGAGTTACACCTTGGGCAGTCTTATTTTCAAAGTTGAAAAAGTGGTTCTGCTGTTGATTCAATTACCTGAATAAGTTGATATTTGAATATGCCATGGATTCCTTAAAGATGAAAATCTGTGAAGTTCTATTAAAAGACAATGCATAATGTGGGGTAATTGCAGGAGGCAAGTCTGGCTTTCCAATGGCAAGagacataaaataaatacttaaaaagaagataaatggTGCTGTTTTTCATCAGTTGTTCAAACGCAGGATGTTCTAAACAATTTGAGTCGGTACTAATGAGTCTCACATTATCAGAACCCCATCAGCAGAATCTGAAAAACTATATTTGAACTTTTTAATTGAAAGTTTCTATTTGGCAGAAGAAAGTAATTGTTTGTCTCAAGCACAAAAATGCTGTTGAGAAGAAAGTGAAGCTGGTTTGGAATCTGCCAACTTAGGAATTCTTCTCCTCTGGATTCCATTGTATCTGAACTACCTTACTTTTTACATGGCTACATAGTTTGGATCACAGCGTTTCTGAAGTTATTTAATGGCAAGAGTtctcatgaaaaaaatcccaacttgCTGCCTTGTGACACCACTGCTGTCCATAAGAGGTAATTATGAAAAGGAGGATAATCAGCCAATCACAAGGGGGTTCTATAAGCTATGACTTTTTTCCATTGattttaatataatatatatatttgcctttctaaaataaggattttttttttccaaaggaattaATGTTTGACAATAactggtgtgattttttttctcttctctagTGTTCATAATGGCTTCTGGGCTTTTGGTTTACCCTTTTGGTTTCAACTCTGCTACTGTGAAGAGATTCTGTGAGAACTCAGACATCTACTATGCAGGAGACTGCCAGATTGGATGGGGGTACATGCTGGCAATTGTTGGGGTCATGTTGTCTGTCTTTTTACCATTCTTTGCAAAATATGCACCAAAAGAGCACATATCTCCAACTCCAATACCTACTATTTTATagtattttattactgtttaaGAACAGAACATTCCTGTCTACAGTAATGGGCAGAAATTATTAAAGCACTTCCAGTTGGCTGTGTTGCtaaagagaggagaggagatggggAAGAGAAGGTCAGATTGACAAAGACCAAAAGTGCATTGAAAGTCTTCCGTAAGCACGAGCAGCGAACACTCTGGAATTGAAATAGGATTAATCAGCAGCCTTTACACTGCTCCAAACAGATAATGGCATAATGCCttagacaaaaagaaaaaaatcagtttatccTCAAAACATCTGTCTACCTCCCAGTTTCTTTTGTGTCTCAAAATTGTGAGTCTTAAAAGCTTCAATTCACTTTTGATATATTGTGAAATGTCAGAACTTTTATGAACCCAGTAACTTTAAATCAATAATGATATTTTGTTACAATTATTTTGATTAGTGAAAAAAAGCACCTACTAATAGCCACAGCCTAAAATTAAGATTGATAGCTAAAAAGAGTTGTATAcaagaaaaaagtttctttttaatctaTATATATTAGCAGCACCTGTATATTGTAAGTTCTGGGCACAGTTTTTACTTCTGCTCTAATTGCCAAGATATAGAGACATCTTCATGAAGCCTTGGGTAaaattgaaatttctttttttccaactaCTTCCAAAGGCTTCATGATAATTTAATACTataacatcaggaaaaaaaaatcctaagaatttgttttcagtatttcttaaATTATAATTCTAGGTGGACtttaacaaaatgttttgaacTGTATGACAACTGTAGATTTTGGGTTATGTTGTTTaaggctgaaaataaaaaatctctgTTTACAAAGATGTCTGTGCCCAATGGCCCTTATCTGTAGTGATTATACAAGCCAGAATGAACTAATTCCAGTATTTCCACCGCAATTCAGAAACCAgactgtaaaacaaaaaagtgaagTGAAACGCTATTGAACGTGACTAGCAAGAATCTGATGCTGTGTCAGAATTACAGTGGCCATATTTCATTAGTCTGTATGGAAATTTTGTGAGGTCTGATTTCCACAATAGCACTGAATTCATTATTATCAAGCATTGAAATAAGTGCACTTGATTGCCTTAAGCAAACAAAACATTGGGTTCTAATCTCACACCACTGTTgtgttttttcatttaaaataaaaatttaattctaattctattctcatcttttattttctattatttattaaaaagaaaaatcacatagATTATATTTAATTCAGAGCTGTACTTCTTAGTTTTGTATTTTGGCACAAACCAGGTGATCAAATTTATTATTCTTCACTTAGCTGAGTCCAACAGAGtcctgaatttttatttttttcaaatggaagGTGTACATGAagggacagacagagagacATGTTGAGGATGCataagaaaatgcaaacagaacAATCACTGTGTTATTTTAGTGTACATCAAAGACTTCTGAAGTCTTGTTTCCATTCCTCACCCTTCTAAACTTCAGTGGAATGTTGcactgttttccaaaataattgCCCTGTTGTTACATTTCCATGAACTCTAAAAGCAAATTCTGCACATATAGTTAGCAAGTTCTTCGAAAATATAGATTCCGATGCAGAATTAAGTACACTGAAAAAGAGAGCATGAGTATTTGCACTTTTGCTCAAAGGGACTGAGAAATTAAATCTTccaaatatttaacaaaatagGTTGAAGGAATGCCCTAAAGTAAGAATAAACTTCAGTCACTTCTGTATATTAATGTGCTTTTCAGTGATGTCTTacactttttttaatgaatggcTGAGATTAATGATTTTCATGTAAGAGTCAGAAAAGTGAGGAATACAAACaacatgcaaaaagaaaataatcaccACAAAGTAGAGAGACAGAGATGCAGGCTTTTCTTTCCTAACCAACCTGTGCCTTTACACTAGAACCATTATACAAGACAGGATCAATAtggtcaagaaaaaaaatcacccaacAACTGAAAAATGTTGAGTAGTGTGTATAAACTGTACTGAGTAgggtttcttctgttttgtgtaATGTTTACGACTGTTCACTTAATGTTTCACTAGAAAAAGTGATTTGTTAGTGTCGAGTAGAAACTTCTTTTGCAAAGATCTAAACACTTcctgaaaagtaaaattattttagatttttattaaCAGCCACAACACAACTAGTAGACAAAGGACCTATTCCTGTCATTACTTATTAACGTAAGTTACAAATGTGCAGAACTGGAAGCATCAATCACTTAACTGGAAccagttttaaattattgttaCAGCAGAGCCTCACAATTTACAACGCTGCTGTACCAACTCTTTTACTTCTAAATCTCAGATTCTGCAAAAATCATCATCTGCATCCTGCAACATTCTGCACCTTTTATGAGCCAAGCTAATGCTTCCAGTTGGAGCTTCctttaacattttatatttaaaggGAATCAAACACGTGTACATGACCTCTACGACTGGATTGGCAAAACCTTCCTTGAAGCATCCGTGCTCTGAGCCTGCTTCACACTGAAGGTGTGATGGTAATTCCAGTGATCCTTGCAGCAGTCAGTAAAGCACATCCTTTAGATCTCACCTGTTGCTGACAATGCCTGTGCTCACACTGACAGATcacttttttaaataaagactgTCTGCGCGTTAAACTGTGTAAAAGCGTTTTCCTGTTACAATTTGCTGGACCAGGTTCAAGTTTTATtctaaatatataattttttaagtgtaactaaaagctgtattttccaTTAATGTGTTTCTGCGTTGACTAGCTGGCTCCTTTTTAGAATATtaactgttttctgtatttgaCTTGTTGGATAcaatatttcaattattttaaatgtgaaatttcCAATTGCCAACACTGTAtaataaaataactaaaaaaaaaaatccctgtacTGTTTGCTATTTTATTGACAACTCTTTTGTTCTGCAGTTCCCAAGAGAACTGCTACAAAGCTTCTGAAGTAGGGGAAAAGGAAATAGGAACACCAGGAATAATCTATGGAAGTTAATGTTTGAAGGCAAAGGCACATAAACATGTACATGGTCCATTGCTCATGGAAGATGCTTTTATGGCAAAGGCAAAGGAAgttctttttcaaataattcttttctatttcctctGTGTCCTTGGGAATCTTCCTACAGCTTCAGGGTCTGTTGTTATTTTATACAGGTATTatactgattattttttaaaaaaaaatgaatcagGTAACACGTAAATGGGAACCCAATGAAAACCACACAGCGTTTGTTGGATAACACAGCAcaggaatattttcaaatgtttaacCAGATTTTCACTAGTAGTTTTGGTAAATGTTGTAGTATCGTCCAGTCTAATGGGTAACAATTAGTTAGAACTGGGGTTTGGACAACCATTTTTGACTTTTACATTTCATTCATATTTTTTACATATGCTGTCATCTCAATATCTGCAATTTTGACAAAGTCTTGGAAAGTGTTCTGTTCTTGAGCAGTTGCTGGTCTTACAGAGACGCACttgaaaatgttcctttttgcATCATAGGTACCCATGCACCTGTGCACTCGACCTCTAATGAGTCGTGGAAGCTCACGGTCCTTCATCAAAGCATAATAAACACATAAAACATAAACATATAAACAATTATATCACCTCACATAAAAGCTTTCCACATGGCTGGTTTCTGAGGGCTACATCAAACAGAAGACCTTTACATCAGCTTTGTTGCTGTTACCAACTACTTCAAAGCTAAACTCAAAGTCTCAcctgtttttctgaaacagaagtCTGAGGATATCTAAGTAGTGACTATTGCTCTAAATTGGGAACAATACGATAAAAACATTCAGCTTGCCTTTGGCACAGtaaatttatgttttctttttgcattcaTAAAAAGAATTGGAGCTAGTGATGACTGTGTTACACGTGCACACAGAATACTCACAATTTCGTAAAACACGCAAGGCAGGGTCTCCTTTCCATCTCTCAGAAGGAAGTTCTTTGCCCCATGTGCTCCAGGTGTGACTGCAGAATCCAGTGTGCCTGTGTCATTAAGCAAAAATTAATCATTCCaagagaaattatatttaaagatATTGCAAAACTGAATCACTCTACAGAAGATTCCTACTAAACAGGAAAATGGATTCTAACACATtctaaaaacaaagaaagaaaagaaacaggatgGAAAAACTTGATGTTGGAGGATGACTGAATTGTTAATTTTGTACCTGTTTCAGTCCCCTTTGATAGCTGAATGGAAGGGAAATTAGATGGCGTCCATGCCAGTATTCTGTAGGTTCAAGTATTTCAGCTACTGAAAAAATCTTTCTTGTTGTTGCCCTAGCATTATTATCAGATTATATTATTATAATCTACTGTGCTTACCTAAAACTTCAAACAACAGTGGAGTTTTATAGGCATATTGGCTCCAGTGCTTCACACTTTGAATGACTGCAGACAGGATTCGCaaagaattcttttttattttagtttttaattgaGATGATGAAATTTCCTTTCAGATGAAGACAAAAGCTTAAGTTAGACATACACACTTGCACTTTTAAAGAGCACATaggcatttatttattatgttaAATAGGCAATAATTGCATTAGAATTAGAGTGTTTGTTCATAATATACAAACAACTCCCTACCAGTTTACTGAGGATTTTAGGTTATTACAGTATGAAAATCTCAATTCTAAATTTCCAGAAACTCCAGGTTTTACTAAGGCAGCTTGGGCTGATGAAAACCTCATCTTCcatctattttctttctttgctgcttttttcacTGTGTCTTTCCTATTAGCCCTGCCCATAAGTTTTACCTGACATTTATCTTCTGGGACACAACCAAATTggttttcattcattttattttgctgagtaTTGTAGTTAGATTTATATGTTGGACCATGATCCTGCAGACTTCTCGACACAGTGCTGGGTTTCAGTGGCCACTGTCCTTTGGATGTGTCTGTTTTGATGAGCTGGGACAGGTTACGACTGTCAGGGTGTTTTTGCTGCTGGACAGTTTTCAAACTGCTTGAAAAGTTCTCAAACTTTCGAGAAGTTCCATTATCAGATCTTGAATTTGCTGTGCTACCTAAAGGAGCATATTCATTTCTGTTCCTGCAATACAACAGTTCAGTATCACAGTACCTCTTCTGATTACTCATATATTTGATTAAAGTATATTAAAGAAATCTGTAAATTGTTGTTTTAGCTTTAAATATCTCCAAACTCACTTGAGTTTACACTAAATTTATCCATATACAGGACAGTGATTACACCTGTGCATGAATCCATCTGACTTCAACAGACCTTAAAACCAGGCTCAGTTATTGTCCTGCCCTGTGTAAGGGATCTTTCCTCACCCAAAATTCACATATTGTCATgactctaaaataaaataaacaaggtTTCCTCTGAGAGTGATCTTAAAAGGGTTTCTTTGAACGCTACAGGCATATGGGAAAATGTGAGATGCATTTTTCACATaagaacaaaaaggaagaataataGACATTAAAGGCTTCACCAACCTGCAGGCAGACAAGTTTTTTCCAGCATTCGCTAAATTAAACTTTGATGCATTTGGTGGTTTCATAAGGGAAGGAGCCATCGGATGCTCTGCTTGGCTTTCAAAGACAAGTTTATAGTATcagtgacacagcagcagctttattGTAAGGCATACATGGACAGTTCATGGAACAATTGACatccaaataaaaatcaaaaaagcaacaaataaCTTGCTTTTTACATACCCACTGGTCgctgctttctgcagttgtTCCACTTCTGGGTTTGCAGTTCCCCAGCCTAATTTTCAAAAGACAAAAGATTGAAAATggataaaaatggaaaagactGAAAGGTAGTAAGTCTTTGTAGGCCTTCAACTCTG of the Hirundo rustica isolate bHirRus1 chromosome 19, bHirRus1.pri.v3, whole genome shotgun sequence genome contains:
- the SPATA22 gene encoding spermatogenesis-associated protein 22, which gives rise to MKRSFADTSARSTAGCLPVPLFNQKKRTRQPLTSNPLKSEPDTGSGTRSYDFSPSSFGWGTANPEVEQLQKAATSGQAEHPMAPSLMKPPNASKFNLANAGKNLSACRNRNEYAPLGSTANSRSDNGTSRKFENFSSSLKTVQQQKHPDSRNLSQLIKTDTSKGQWPLKPSTVSRSLQDHGPTYKSNYNTQQNKMNENQFGCVPEDKCQEISSSQLKTKIKKNSLRILSAVIQSVKHWSQYAYKTPLLFEVLGTLDSAVTPGAHGAKNFLLRDGKETLPCVFYEIDRELPRLIRGRVHRCMGTYDAKRNIFKCVSVRPATAQEQNTFQDFVKIADIEMTAYVKNMNEM